The DNA window CTGTTCTGGTTTGGCGGGAGAGGAGAACTTGTTCGCACTCTTCGGCCAACCGATCTGCAAATGAAAACCGAACGCGGTCCATTCAAAGACGTCGCATACGCCGGCGATCGATTGCTGGTGCTGACGGCGACACAGCTGCATATCATCCAGCTGGTACTTGGCAGTCATTAATTCGCCAATCGACCGCACCTTGACATTCAATCGCTTTTCTGATAACTTGCCGTAGAGAAAAGCGTTCAGCTTCATCAACTACTATCGATATTCGTTCCCAGCGGAGGATTTACTATGGCATCTCGCAGCGTAAACAAGGTTATTCTGATCGGCAACCTTGGTAAAGATCCGGAGCTTCGATATACCAGCGGCGGCGTGGCAGTGGCCTCGTTCAGCGTGGCCACCAACGAGTCGTGGAAAGACCCGCAGGGGAATGCCCAGGAGCGAACCCAGTGGCACAACATTGTCGCGTGGAAGAAACTGGCCGAAATCTGCGGCGAGTATCTGAAAAAGGGGAGCAAGCTCTATCTCGAAGGACGGCTTCAGTACCGCAACTACGACGACAAGCAAGGTGTCAAGCGATACGTGACAGAGATCGTGATGGACGAGATGGTTATGCTCGACGGACGCGGCGCCGGCACGGCAGCATCGGCCCCGGATTCGGGCGGAGCGCCAGCACAGGATGAGCCGGGCGGCAAGATCGATGATCTCCCGTTCTAACTGGGATCGGGCCACCTCCTGATTCTCTGAGTATTGTGAATTCAACTGAGCGACCGGCTTATGATCGATACCCGGTCGCTTTCTTTTTCTCACGGTCATTCAAACCGACAGACTCACAATGAAATCCCTCGTCGCGTCTGCGCTCATTCTGCTTCTGCTGGTCCCCTCGGATTTATTCGCTTCCAAGCGCCCGGTTCGTGCACGTCACGGCATGGTGGTATCGGCCGACGCCTACGCATCGAAGGTCGGAGTCCAGATCCTTCAAAACGGAGGCAACGCTGTCGATGCCGCAGTGGCGGTCGGGTTTGCTCTCGCAGTAACATTTCCGGGAGCCGGCAACATTGGCGGCGGCGGTTTCATGGTCATCCGCATGGCTGATGGGCGAACGACAACGATCGATTATCGGGAAAAAGCCCCGGGGGCAGCGCGTCAAAACATGTTCCTGGATGACAAGGGGAATTTTGTGCCGGAGAAAAGCCAGGACGGTTATCTCGCTTGCGGTGTGCCCGGATCGGTGGCAGGGATGCTCTATGCCCTGGAGCACTACGGTTCCCTCAACCGGAACAAAGTCATGCAACCGGCGATCGACCTCGCATCGAAAGGATTCCGACTCGGCCACGAGTTCACAGATGAGCTCAAATCCGAAATTCATGAGTTCGGCAAATGTCCATCGACCCGCAAAGCGTTCACGAATGACGGGAAACCTCTGGAAGAGGGGATCCTGTTTGTTCAGAAGGAGCTCGCCCGAACACTGCAGCGCATTCAGAAAACCGGCAAGGACGGATTCTATGGCGGTCGTACTGCCGATCTGATCGTTGCGGAAATGAAGCGCGGCGGCGGTCTTATCTCGCTGGACGACCTTCGCTCCTACCAGGCTATCGAGAGACCTCCCATCCGTGGCAGCTATCGCGGATATGAGATCATCTCGATGGGACCCCCGAGTTCGGGGGGGCTGGTGCTGATGGAAATGCTGAACCTGCTCGAACCGTACACGATAGGTTCATTTGGATTCGGATCCTCAAGAACAATCGGCACGATGACGGAAGCGATGAAGATCGCCTACGCAGATCGGGCTGAGTTCATGGGTGACGCAGATTTCTACCCCGTACCCGTTGACCGGCTCATCTCGAAAGAATATGCCGCTGAGCGGCGGGCGCTTCTTGACACGACGAAAGCGACGCCAAGCCGGCAAATTTCCCACGGCGCAATCGCGGTGAAAGAAGGGATCCATACAACCCATTACTCCGTTGTCGATCAGTGGGGAAACGCAGTGTCGGTGACGACGACGATCAACAGCTGGTATGGAAACAAGATCGTCGTTGACGGAGCCGGCTTCTTTTTGAACAACGAGATGGATGATTTCGCAGCGAAGCCCGGCGTCCCGAACCAGTTCGGCCTTGTTGGCGGTTTCGCGAACTCGGTTCAGCCGAACAAGCGCATGCTCAGCGCAATGACTCCGACGATTGTGCTCAAGGAAGGCAAGCCATACCTCGTTCTCGGCAGCCCGGGAGGATCGACGATCATCACATCGGTTCTCCAGGTGATCATGAACGTCCTCGATCACCGCATGAATGTCGGCGAGGCGAACGATGCCCCCAGGTTTCACCACCAGTGGCTTCCGGACACGCTGCAGAGCGAGCGGTTCGGGTTTTCAAAGGATGTGATCGAGAACCTCGAGAAGCGAGGATACAACGTCCGGCCGCGGGGTGGAACGCTTGGCCGCGTAGAAGCGATCATGATCGACCAGAAAAACGGTTTCCTCTACGGCTCGACCGACCCGCGCGGCTACGGCGCGGCGGTTGGATACTAGGGTCACGCTCTGTCGTGACCACCCTGTTCGGACGTGACGGAGCAGGTCCGCTCCAACACGGGACATTACGCTCCGTGGCGACCGCGCTGTCCTGACGTGAGGGAGCAAGTCCTTCCAAGGTACTTAGTCATACTCCTTCGTGACCATCCCCATGTTACCCCATGCTGCCAAATCGAAAAACCCCCATTCATTTGCCGATAGTTGAGATCCTCAACCGTCCCAACATCGTCTTCATTACAGTTTGTTCAAAAGACAGAAAGCCGATTCTGTCACAACCTGATGTTCATCGATTGCTCATCGACGCATGGAGAGAAGCCCACTTGTGGCGGGTAGGCCGATACGTGATCATGCCAGATCATATCCATCTTTTTTGCTCTCCGTCATGCTCCGAGTACCCCGACCTGAAGAATTGGGT is part of the Ignavibacteriales bacterium genome and encodes:
- a CDS encoding single-stranded DNA-binding protein — encoded protein: MASRSVNKVILIGNLGKDPELRYTSGGVAVASFSVATNESWKDPQGNAQERTQWHNIVAWKKLAEICGEYLKKGSKLYLEGRLQYRNYDDKQGVKRYVTEIVMDEMVMLDGRGAGTAASAPDSGGAPAQDEPGGKIDDLPF
- the ggt gene encoding gamma-glutamyltransferase; this encodes MKSLVASALILLLLVPSDLFASKRPVRARHGMVVSADAYASKVGVQILQNGGNAVDAAVAVGFALAVTFPGAGNIGGGGFMVIRMADGRTTTIDYREKAPGAARQNMFLDDKGNFVPEKSQDGYLACGVPGSVAGMLYALEHYGSLNRNKVMQPAIDLASKGFRLGHEFTDELKSEIHEFGKCPSTRKAFTNDGKPLEEGILFVQKELARTLQRIQKTGKDGFYGGRTADLIVAEMKRGGGLISLDDLRSYQAIERPPIRGSYRGYEIISMGPPSSGGLVLMEMLNLLEPYTIGSFGFGSSRTIGTMTEAMKIAYADRAEFMGDADFYPVPVDRLISKEYAAERRALLDTTKATPSRQISHGAIAVKEGIHTTHYSVVDQWGNAVSVTTTINSWYGNKIVVDGAGFFLNNEMDDFAAKPGVPNQFGLVGGFANSVQPNKRMLSAMTPTIVLKEGKPYLVLGSPGGSTIITSVLQVIMNVLDHRMNVGEANDAPRFHHQWLPDTLQSERFGFSKDVIENLEKRGYNVRPRGGTLGRVEAIMIDQKNGFLYGSTDPRGYGAAVGY